From the genome of Spirosomataceae bacterium TFI 002, one region includes:
- a CDS encoding NADP-dependent alcohol dehydrogenase — translation MFNNFTYHNTVKLIFGKGSIDQLAKNLEPYHKIMLTYGGGSIMKNGVYDQVKKQLEGKSVVEFGGIEANPTYETLMKGVEIAKEENVDFLLAVGGGSVLDGTKFMAAAIPYTGSDAWNDIVIPRTKFSEATALGSVLTLPATGSEMNYYAVISKKETNQKMAMGAPLLYPKFSILDPETTYSLPKSQVANGLADAFTHVMEQYMTYPVGAMIQDGFAETILRTLIEVAPKTLANPTDYEARSNFMWAATVALNGWINNGVPTDWSTHQIGHELTAIHGIDHARSLAIVMPYLFELKRENKGAKLIQYAKNVWNLSGTDKELIDQAIAKTASYYESLGIPTKASEYKDFSEKTIKEVSSRLGSRGMKFGENADIGTKEVEEILKMSLAS, via the coding sequence ATGTTCAATAATTTCACATATCACAATACAGTTAAGCTCATTTTTGGAAAAGGAAGTATCGACCAATTGGCGAAAAACCTCGAACCATATCATAAAATAATGCTCACCTATGGTGGAGGAAGCATAATGAAAAATGGAGTTTACGATCAAGTTAAAAAGCAACTTGAAGGAAAGTCTGTCGTTGAGTTTGGTGGAATTGAAGCTAATCCTACTTACGAAACCTTGATGAAAGGAGTAGAGATTGCAAAAGAAGAAAACGTTGATTTCCTTCTTGCAGTGGGTGGTGGAAGTGTGCTTGATGGTACTAAGTTTATGGCTGCTGCAATTCCATATACTGGTAGTGATGCTTGGAATGACATCGTTATTCCACGAACAAAATTTTCGGAAGCTACAGCATTAGGTTCAGTATTGACCTTGCCTGCCACAGGGTCCGAAATGAACTACTATGCAGTAATTAGCAAGAAAGAAACAAATCAGAAAATGGCTATGGGTGCTCCATTATTATACCCAAAATTCTCGATTCTTGATCCCGAAACTACTTATAGTTTACCTAAAAGTCAGGTTGCAAATGGACTTGCAGATGCTTTTACGCATGTAATGGAACAATACATGACTTACCCAGTAGGTGCAATGATCCAAGACGGTTTTGCAGAAACAATTCTGAGAACACTAATCGAGGTAGCTCCCAAAACATTAGCCAATCCAACTGACTATGAAGCAAGATCTAATTTCATGTGGGCGGCAACAGTTGCACTTAATGGATGGATAAATAATGGTGTACCTACTGACTGGTCAACACACCAAATAGGACATGAACTTACAGCGATTCATGGAATAGACCATGCACGCTCATTGGCGATAGTAATGCCATATCTTTTTGAATTGAAAAGAGAAAATAAAGGGGCTAAACTTATTCAGTATGCTAAAAATGTGTGGAACCTTAGTGGAACAGATAAAGAACTGATTGATCAAGCCATCGCAAAAACTGCATCTTATTATGAGTCTTTAGGAATCCCTACAAAAGCTTCGGAGTACAAAGATTTCAGTGAAAAAACGATCAAAGAAGTGAGCTCGAGACTAGGGTCAAGAGGAATGAAATTTGGTGAAAATGCTGATATTGGAACAAAGGAAGTTGAAGAGATTTTAAAAATGAGTCTTGCTTCCTAA
- a CDS encoding Predicted arabinose efflux permease, MFS family — MVQKIYSQYINSFRGLSREVWWLALVTFINRAGTMIIPFLSKYLKEDLLFSFEEVGWIMAFFGLGAFAGAWLGGKLSDSIGFYKVMIISLFVSGIMFVLLQYITSFWGLCAGIFVTMTVADMFRPAMFVSLNTYSKPENRTRSLTLIRLAINLGFAVGPTLAGIAIIASGYNILFWIDGLTCILAIVMFWLLVPEKNTFVRSTQKASILDFSAPVYRDKIYWLFLLVVFLIAFVFFQIFTSVPLYHKDQYNLSEFETGLLFFLNGFVIVVFEMPMVDWIEKRGISQTSLIVGSTILITLSFLVLMVDVWVASLTIGMLLITFGEMLGFPYSNAFAMKRAQKGSEGRYMALYSMAFAAAHILSPKIGLDVVAKYGYIANFTMISGISAVSILLAMRLKKLVEQQGYN, encoded by the coding sequence ATGGTTCAGAAAATATACTCACAATACATAAACTCATTTAGGGGTTTATCAAGAGAGGTTTGGTGGCTTGCATTGGTGACATTCATCAACAGAGCAGGTACCATGATTATTCCTTTTTTGTCCAAATACTTAAAAGAAGACCTCCTCTTTTCATTTGAAGAGGTTGGTTGGATCATGGCGTTTTTTGGCCTAGGGGCTTTTGCAGGAGCTTGGCTAGGAGGTAAACTAAGTGATAGCATCGGCTTTTATAAGGTAATGATCATTAGCCTTTTTGTATCAGGTATTATGTTTGTTTTACTCCAATACATTACTTCATTTTGGGGTTTATGTGCAGGAATATTCGTTACCATGACTGTTGCAGACATGTTTAGGCCTGCCATGTTTGTCTCACTTAACACTTATAGTAAACCAGAAAATAGAACTCGGTCACTGACTTTGATACGCTTAGCTATCAACTTGGGTTTTGCGGTCGGACCTACTTTAGCAGGAATTGCGATCATAGCGAGTGGGTACAACATATTGTTCTGGATTGATGGTCTTACTTGTATTTTAGCGATTGTAATGTTTTGGCTCTTGGTTCCCGAAAAAAACACTTTTGTACGGTCTACTCAAAAAGCTTCGATACTAGATTTCAGTGCACCTGTATATAGAGACAAGATATATTGGCTTTTCCTTTTGGTAGTTTTTTTAATCGCATTTGTTTTTTTCCAGATATTCACATCTGTTCCATTGTATCATAAAGATCAGTACAATTTGAGTGAGTTTGAAACTGGCCTTTTGTTCTTTTTAAATGGTTTCGTAATCGTGGTATTTGAAATGCCTATGGTGGATTGGATAGAAAAACGTGGAATTTCTCAAACTTCACTTATTGTAGGAAGTACTATCTTAATAACCTTAAGCTTTCTTGTTTTGATGGTTGATGTTTGGGTGGCAAGCTTAACGATAGGAATGCTCTTGATTACTTTTGGAGAGATGCTGGGATTTCCTTATTCAAACGCATTTGCAATGAAAAGGGCTCAAAAAGGAAGCGAAGGAAGGTACATGGCTTTGTATTCTATGGCATTTGCTGCGGCTCATATTCTTAGCCCAAAAATTGGTCTTGATGTAGTTGCCAAGTACGGGTACATTGCGAATTTTACGATGATATCAGGAATAAGTGCGGTGTCAATTTTATTAGCAATGCGACTGAAAAAGCTAGTTGAACAACAGGGGTATAATTAA
- a CDS encoding 8-oxo-dGTP pyrophosphatase MutT, NUDIX family, with translation MNKEKLQDAHKFKLWKQNLERNGLQIHGVEEKFTRHRYNGELLFSTLMLDASTPEGDKIPPICFLKGEVVCIAMVLIDESTSEKYLLLVKQRRIAEGGYTYEHPAGMVDDTKTPIAIAIQEVKEETGVEITIEQLINLSPNGRLFPSTGTSDEAMYFYACEIRMTLKQIKALDQKAMGTTYEFERITTLVLPFLEGHKLVKNTNGLLLNYLYLAHVEDWELIKKLKI, from the coding sequence ATGAATAAGGAAAAGTTGCAAGATGCTCATAAATTCAAACTTTGGAAGCAGAACTTGGAGAGAAATGGATTACAAATACATGGAGTGGAAGAGAAATTCACGAGACATCGATACAATGGTGAATTGTTATTCTCGACTTTGATGCTTGATGCAAGCACTCCAGAAGGAGATAAAATTCCACCCATATGCTTTCTAAAAGGTGAGGTTGTATGTATAGCTATGGTACTTATAGACGAATCAACTTCCGAAAAGTACCTATTACTCGTAAAGCAAAGGCGAATCGCTGAAGGTGGTTATACCTATGAGCACCCCGCTGGAATGGTAGATGACACAAAAACACCAATTGCAATTGCGATTCAAGAAGTAAAGGAAGAGACAGGAGTTGAAATCACTATAGAGCAATTGATCAACCTTTCTCCCAATGGTAGATTATTTCCTAGCACTGGCACTAGCGACGAAGCAATGTATTTTTACGCATGTGAAATAAGGATGACCTTAAAGCAAATTAAAGCCCTAGATCAAAAAGCAATGGGCACAACATATGAGTTCGAAAGAATCACAACACTGGTTTTACCATTCCTAGAAGGTCACAAACTTGTAAAAAACACTAATGGGCTTTTGCTAAATTATCTTTACCTAGCTCACGTGGAAGACTGGGAATTGATTAAAAAACTAAAAATATAA
- a CDS encoding Dolichyl-phosphate-mannose-protein mannosyltransferase, with amino-acid sequence MLQRFSFVLILVLALCLRLINLGEYGLNTDEKFTLLNIHGICVGGYNQPELYDKEVFTPKDYWKDRNLQDYYQAVARADFGTHITHNTLMHVWVKVFGKSDIAMRLMSVLFSMLLLVMIFWFCKDLLDSVPIGLWAMFFVAIDPLLISQAHFARSYSLSFFLLVVASYLFLKLLKSDSKNVKLAILYAAVASLSLLNHYLNFVILLVHVVIAVVYLRNAKKWYFLLGAGAFTLAVMAYWMVAGGGQWSMQFLEDKNALHLALSKLPYLENPMRGIVEPSTLTNVSKMASSMILDANVFSFDFLPTFNGIRNLSIFIVFASASLISLVFFKKYSKFILGVIVVIAAGAGIVFFNGFDKTLLLRGLLLFAVIYGISLSKILRKYVVFLILASILPLLYVIFDAFKSGHTTSLSHRYIANSIPFIAMLMAVGFYGLIQNFKPFTPVFILLLALQLFPLGKELNLIFEDVSARYSFRTEARIPNPYWAVAEKVKSNYNKGDTLILPSFDGNVYTGHLGEAEKPKSILDAQYLNIYFEPNDYFIQRIDQSEPNKVFLQKENGERLLLFDFNNSKYRY; translated from the coding sequence ATGCTCCAACGTTTTTCCTTTGTTTTAATCTTAGTCTTGGCATTGTGCCTTAGGCTGATAAACCTAGGTGAATATGGTCTCAATACGGACGAAAAATTTACGCTACTTAATATCCACGGTATTTGTGTAGGCGGGTATAACCAACCAGAACTTTACGACAAAGAGGTTTTCACTCCAAAAGATTACTGGAAGGATCGAAATCTTCAAGATTATTATCAGGCAGTTGCTAGGGCCGATTTCGGAACGCACATTACGCACAATACATTGATGCATGTATGGGTTAAGGTATTTGGCAAGTCGGATATTGCGATGAGGCTAATGAGCGTGCTTTTCAGTATGCTTTTGTTGGTCATGATATTCTGGTTTTGCAAAGACCTTCTCGACTCAGTCCCTATTGGACTATGGGCAATGTTTTTTGTTGCAATAGACCCACTTCTTATTTCGCAAGCACACTTTGCACGTAGCTATAGCTTAAGTTTTTTCTTATTGGTAGTGGCTTCCTATTTGTTTCTCAAGCTCTTGAAATCAGATTCAAAAAATGTAAAACTCGCTATATTATATGCTGCGGTTGCAAGCTTAAGTTTACTCAATCATTACCTCAATTTTGTAATCCTCCTTGTACATGTAGTCATTGCCGTTGTATATCTCAGAAATGCAAAAAAATGGTATTTCCTATTAGGAGCAGGTGCATTTACTTTAGCAGTAATGGCTTATTGGATGGTTGCGGGCGGAGGGCAATGGTCAATGCAATTCTTAGAAGACAAAAACGCACTTCACTTGGCACTTTCGAAACTACCTTATTTAGAAAACCCAATGAGAGGTATTGTAGAGCCTAGCACATTAACAAATGTGAGCAAAATGGCATCGAGCATGATTCTAGATGCCAATGTCTTCAGTTTCGACTTCTTACCAACTTTTAATGGGATTCGTAACCTGAGTATATTTATTGTATTTGCTTCGGCAAGTTTAATTTCGCTCGTATTTTTCAAAAAGTACTCGAAGTTCATCCTAGGCGTTATTGTAGTGATAGCAGCAGGTGCAGGAATTGTATTTTTTAATGGTTTTGATAAAACATTACTACTTCGAGGTTTGCTTCTATTTGCAGTTATTTATGGAATTTCATTAAGTAAAATTCTACGCAAGTATGTAGTATTTTTGATCCTTGCTAGTATCCTGCCTCTTTTATACGTCATTTTTGATGCTTTTAAATCGGGACATACAACTTCACTTTCGCATAGGTACATTGCCAATTCCATTCCATTTATTGCCATGCTCATGGCAGTAGGTTTTTATGGATTGATCCAAAACTTCAAGCCTTTCACCCCTGTTTTTATATTATTGTTGGCACTTCAACTTTTCCCACTAGGTAAAGAATTGAATTTGATCTTTGAAGATGTATCTGCACGATACTCATTTAGAACTGAAGCTCGAATTCCTAATCCCTATTGGGCAGTTGCCGAAAAAGTCAAAAGTAACTATAACAAAGGTGATACATTGATTTTACCTTCATTTGATGGAAACGTATATACTGGACACCTCGGTGAAGCAGAAAAGCCTAAGAGTATTTTAGATGCACAATACCTGAATATTTACTTTGAACCTAATGACTATTTTATTCAAAGAATAGATCAAAGTGAACCTAATAAAGTATTTCTTCAAAAGGAAAACGGAGAACGTTTATTACTTTTTGATTTTAATAATTCTAAATACAGATATTGA
- a CDS encoding OmpA family protein translates to MVDKFIKVLCFLTFSISVFAQEQEQQIARYYFEGNFNSLTSDFPPLEMDGEKGEFVQEVVEKYGRNARTVYQLPSSAGLKFDNSKLENFISGSYTIEMFFRYTDGQLLLYNQLLGDQLERNQGKYVHLVVTRNHETKQIFVYLNGQKTLEFVDANNDLEMAKDREIFFFTQDGVKTTSGAVAMIKIYNYFVDLELSQELFASYGSSSISAIVKDEKTGKIKLDNLYFVQAETSLLAESLPTIDAVVDFLVENPKVRIEIQGHTDNQGDYYKNVELSKARAEEIRKYLITSGIDENRLEARGFGGSRPIESNYAEDTRKLNRRVELEVLK, encoded by the coding sequence ATGGTCGATAAGTTTATTAAAGTCTTGTGTTTTCTTACTTTCAGTATTTCTGTTTTCGCTCAAGAGCAAGAGCAGCAGATTGCAAGGTATTATTTTGAGGGCAACTTCAATTCACTTACAAGTGATTTTCCACCCTTGGAAATGGACGGAGAGAAAGGAGAGTTTGTCCAAGAGGTAGTTGAAAAATATGGAAGAAATGCACGAACTGTATATCAGCTTCCAAGTAGTGCTGGCTTAAAGTTTGATAACTCAAAACTTGAGAACTTCATTTCTGGATCTTACACAATTGAAATGTTCTTTAGGTATACTGATGGGCAGTTATTGCTTTATAATCAGTTGCTTGGCGACCAGTTGGAGAGAAATCAAGGCAAATATGTTCATTTAGTAGTAACTAGGAATCACGAGACAAAGCAAATATTTGTTTATCTCAATGGGCAAAAAACCTTAGAGTTTGTAGATGCCAATAACGACTTAGAAATGGCAAAGGATAGAGAGATATTTTTCTTTACCCAAGACGGTGTCAAGACCACCTCTGGAGCAGTAGCCATGATTAAAATTTACAATTACTTTGTTGACCTAGAATTGTCCCAAGAGTTGTTCGCTTCTTATGGCTCAAGCTCAATTAGTGCAATTGTGAAAGACGAAAAAACAGGAAAGATTAAATTGGATAATCTTTATTTTGTTCAAGCAGAAACCTCACTTTTAGCTGAATCTCTGCCTACCATAGATGCTGTGGTGGACTTTCTAGTTGAAAATCCAAAAGTAAGAATCGAAATTCAAGGGCATACTGATAATCAGGGTGATTACTACAAGAATGTAGAATTGTCCAAAGCTCGAGCGGAAGAAATAAGAAAGTATCTCATAACCTCAGGAATTGATGAAAATAGACTAGAAGCAAGAGGATTTGGCGGTTCTCGACCTATAGAAAGTAACTATGCTGAGGACACAAGAAAACTGAACAGAAGGGTTGAGCTCGAAGTTTTAAAATGA
- a CDS encoding Por secretion system C-terminal sorting domain-containing protein gives MLCFAQPPGFVDEVISEDFDVPVGLTFDKKGQMYVWEKGGVVWKVNKTNGNKELLIDLQDEVYTFLDQGMKGVALDPKFSENGFIYFMYPVDRNYIENYGKPSYDPALNDQFTTTIGRITRYKIVNGQIDASSRKILLGDSFKTGIPIIMDNHGTGSLVFGSDGSLLVSVGDVAVARKSFKEGDPYYFELVTIPLRDGIITAAEDVGPFRAQLKISMNGKILRINPENGDAYPSNPFYDAANPRSAQSRTWAMGLRNPYRFVHQPGTGSANPADGKPGTFLIGDVGWETREEINRMDAPGLNFGWPYYEGINHVNSIFEGSPYIPTNHTKPIVEWRGSVAQSYIDGEAYSVGSPEFLGQPFTGNSSIGGVWLTTDHFPGYKGTYLQGDYEGWVKIFKFDFRNSPYEVVSIVENVNPVCFAEDPIDGSVYYLNYAFPSINELHRIYNEPNPNAPPVIKATVENRFGKTPLNVKFDASGSFDPEGDALTYLWDFGNGVTSTDAVAGFVYNDEGVVNYSVSITVTDSKGKSSFRRFEIATNNFPPKIESTSIDSIKDFENENGLKLALNAVITNDIQDEKLFYEWSVILHHEEHSHLISSVKSLQGEAFLAPIPCDSQSYHYEIILKVNDESRLATEKSIIIQPICPISNPDPDPDPDPDPDPDPDPDPDPDPKPLSISLSPNPIELEINLKGTDAYENEILSYQLFDITGRLLFKEQGKWSILKSRLNKELGLHNAGTYLLKVFLNDQSKTFKFFKK, from the coding sequence ATGCTGTGCTTTGCTCAGCCACCGGGTTTTGTAGACGAAGTTATCTCCGAAGATTTTGACGTACCAGTGGGACTTACTTTTGATAAAAAAGGTCAAATGTATGTTTGGGAAAAAGGTGGAGTTGTATGGAAAGTAAATAAAACCAATGGTAATAAGGAGTTGTTAATTGACCTTCAAGATGAAGTATACACTTTTTTAGATCAAGGTATGAAAGGGGTGGCATTGGACCCCAAGTTTTCAGAAAACGGGTTTATATACTTCATGTACCCTGTCGATAGAAATTACATTGAGAATTATGGTAAACCGAGCTATGATCCAGCATTAAACGATCAATTCACAACTACTATTGGTCGTATCACGAGATATAAAATAGTCAATGGTCAAATAGATGCTAGTTCTAGGAAGATACTTTTGGGAGACTCGTTTAAAACTGGAATTCCAATTATAATGGATAATCATGGAACGGGCTCATTGGTATTTGGCAGTGATGGTAGTTTACTTGTATCAGTGGGGGATGTGGCGGTGGCACGAAAATCTTTCAAGGAAGGTGATCCTTACTATTTTGAATTGGTAACAATACCCCTTCGTGATGGAATAATCACTGCGGCAGAAGATGTTGGTCCATTTCGTGCACAATTGAAGATTTCTATGAATGGGAAAATACTTAGAATTAACCCAGAGAATGGTGACGCATATCCTTCAAACCCATTTTACGATGCTGCCAATCCTAGATCAGCACAATCCAGAACATGGGCAATGGGATTGAGAAACCCATATAGGTTCGTACACCAACCTGGCACAGGCAGTGCCAATCCAGCAGATGGCAAACCCGGTACTTTTTTGATTGGAGATGTTGGTTGGGAAACTAGGGAAGAAATTAATCGAATGGATGCTCCAGGGCTTAATTTTGGATGGCCTTACTACGAAGGAATTAATCATGTTAATTCTATTTTCGAAGGTTCTCCTTATATCCCAACAAATCATACAAAGCCCATTGTAGAATGGAGAGGAAGCGTTGCTCAGTCTTATATCGACGGAGAAGCCTATTCAGTGGGTTCACCGGAGTTTTTGGGACAACCATTTACTGGCAACTCATCTATAGGCGGTGTTTGGCTTACAACTGATCATTTTCCAGGCTATAAAGGCACCTACTTACAAGGTGATTACGAAGGTTGGGTGAAGATTTTCAAATTTGACTTTAGAAACAGTCCTTACGAAGTTGTAAGTATTGTAGAAAATGTAAATCCAGTTTGTTTTGCAGAAGATCCTATCGACGGAAGTGTTTACTATTTAAATTATGCGTTTCCATCAATCAACGAATTGCATAGAATTTATAATGAACCCAACCCTAATGCTCCACCTGTGATCAAAGCAACTGTGGAAAACAGGTTTGGTAAAACTCCGCTCAATGTAAAATTTGATGCTTCGGGCTCTTTTGATCCTGAAGGCGATGCACTTACTTATTTGTGGGATTTTGGAAATGGAGTTACCAGCACTGACGCTGTGGCAGGCTTTGTTTACAATGACGAAGGTGTAGTTAATTATTCAGTTAGCATTACTGTTACGGATTCCAAGGGGAAGTCTAGCTTTAGGCGTTTCGAAATAGCAACCAATAATTTTCCTCCTAAAATTGAAAGCACAAGTATTGATTCAATTAAAGACTTTGAGAATGAGAATGGATTAAAGCTTGCTTTAAATGCTGTGATTACAAATGATATTCAAGATGAAAAGCTTTTTTACGAGTGGAGTGTCATATTACATCATGAGGAGCATTCACACTTAATCAGTTCAGTAAAGAGTTTGCAGGGAGAGGCATTTCTTGCTCCAATTCCATGTGATAGCCAATCTTACCATTATGAAATTATCTTAAAAGTAAATGATGAAAGTAGGCTCGCAACAGAGAAGTCTATAATCATTCAGCCGATTTGCCCTATTTCAAATCCTGACCCTGACCCCGACCCCGACCCTGACCCAGATCCCGACCCAGACCCAGATCCCGACCCAGATCCAAAACCATTAAGTATTAGTCTTTCTCCCAATCCAATTGAACTAGAGATTAATTTGAAAGGAACGGATGCTTATGAAAATGAGATTTTGTCATATCAATTATTTGATATTACTGGAAGACTTCTTTTTAAAGAACAAGGTAAATGGAGTATCCTAAAATCTAGATTAAATAAGGAGTTGGGCTTACATAATGCCGGTACCTACTTACTTAAAGTATTCTTAAATGACCAATCTAAAACCTTTAAGTTTTTCAAAAAATAA
- a CDS encoding Peptidoglycan/LPS O-acetylase OafA/YrhL, contains acyltransferase and SGNH-hydrolase domains, with the protein MKKTGYIKSLDGLRFLAVALVLVDHWSGDMLGFPASYLGVCLFFVLSGFLITRILLAAKDKDLALGRGHGFSLKQFYIRRTIRIFPLYYLVLAVLWIISFPAVREHFGVLVSYMTNNYIAYNSQWLGKVDHLWSLAVEEQYYLFFPFVLLFIPFKSVKQLLVGMILLSVGLRAFFFFNGTDWVVPYVLMPTCLDAFGLGGLLAYAHYFQKERLINIFSSMSGLVFSLFLYVSICILLHQLSPTHNWLNTIFLRLSESLFSVFLIGNLIRPVGSVSKGISKMFEWDAFVFIGKISYGVYIFHNLIYNPYHESSESYISKILNKLHDLSPSILGTEVFKLIFLFGITIVLATISWFLVEKPINKLKNKFGY; encoded by the coding sequence ATGAAGAAAACAGGATATATTAAATCACTAGATGGACTTCGCTTTCTGGCGGTAGCATTGGTTTTGGTAGATCACTGGTCTGGTGATATGCTTGGCTTTCCAGCTAGTTACTTGGGAGTTTGCCTTTTTTTTGTGCTAAGTGGTTTCCTTATTACGCGTATTTTGCTTGCTGCAAAAGATAAAGATCTTGCTCTTGGTCGTGGTCATGGCTTCTCGCTCAAACAGTTTTACATTCGCCGCACAATTCGAATTTTCCCACTTTATTATTTGGTATTAGCAGTTTTGTGGATCATTAGTTTCCCAGCAGTAAGAGAACACTTTGGTGTATTGGTGAGCTATATGACGAATAATTATATTGCTTACAACTCACAGTGGCTGGGCAAAGTGGATCACCTTTGGTCACTTGCTGTGGAAGAGCAATACTACCTCTTCTTTCCATTCGTGCTGCTTTTTATCCCTTTCAAAAGTGTAAAGCAATTACTTGTAGGCATGATATTACTTTCAGTAGGGCTGAGAGCTTTTTTCTTTTTTAATGGTACTGACTGGGTGGTACCCTATGTTCTTATGCCAACCTGCCTAGATGCTTTTGGCTTAGGAGGGCTCCTTGCCTACGCTCATTATTTCCAAAAAGAGAGGTTAATTAACATTTTCTCAAGTATGAGCGGGCTGGTATTTAGCTTATTTTTATATGTGTCGATTTGCATTTTGTTACATCAATTAAGCCCAACTCACAATTGGTTAAACACGATATTTCTTAGGTTATCAGAGTCTTTATTCTCAGTATTTTTGATTGGAAACTTAATTCGTCCGGTTGGTTCGGTCTCTAAAGGTATTAGCAAAATGTTTGAATGGGATGCTTTCGTATTTATTGGCAAAATCAGTTATGGTGTTTATATTTTCCATAATTTGATTTACAATCCTTATCACGAAAGTTCAGAAAGCTATATTTCTAAAATATTAAATAAACTTCATGACCTTTCGCCAAGTATATTGGGCACAGAAGTTTTCAAGCTTATATTCCTGTTCGGTATTACAATTGTCTTGGCTACTATTTCATGGTTTTTAGTTGAAAAGCCGATTAATAAATTGAAAAATAAATTTGGTTACTAA